A genome region from Nycticebus coucang isolate mNycCou1 chromosome 22, mNycCou1.pri, whole genome shotgun sequence includes the following:
- the LOC128575256 gene encoding 60S ribosomal protein L32-like, translating into MAALRPLVKPKIVKKRTKKFIRHQSDRYVKIKRNWRKPRGIDNRVRRRFKGQILMPNIGYRSNKKTKHMLPSGFRKLLVHNVKELEVLLMCNKSYCAEIAHNISSKNRKAIVERAAQLAIRVTNPNARLRSEENE; encoded by the coding sequence ATGGCCGCCCTCAGACCCCTTGTGAAGCCAAAGATCGTCAAAAAGAGGACCAAGAAGTTTATCCGGCACCAGTCAGATCGATATGTCAAAATTAAGCGTAACTGGCGGAAACCCAGAGGTATTGACAATAGGGTTCGGAGAAGATTCAAGGGCCAGATATTGATGCCTAACATTGGTTACAggagcaacaagaaaacaaaacatatgctGCCCAGTGGTTTCCGGAAGCTTCTCGTCCACAACGTCAAGGAGCTGGAAGTGCTGCTGATGTGCAACAAATCTTATTGTGCAGAGATTGCTCACAACATTTCCTCCAAGAACCGCAAAGCCATTGTGGAAAGAGCAGCCCAGCTGGCCATCAGAGTCACCAATCCCAATGCCAGGCTGCgcagtgaagaaaatgaatag